CCCATACCTGGTCCGACTGTTAAGCCATCCATATGTTGCACGGTAAGAATCAAATGTTTTGTTGCTTGAGAAATTCTATATGCATCCACATACTGAACCGTGAAAAAAATATCGATATCATACTTACCAGCAAGTTCATCTGCTTTTTCCGCTAATTTTAGAGCATCATCCCCATATAAATATGCTTTTGGATTCACACAGAAAAATGGTGCTCGAACCGTCCTTTTCTTCAAATTGATCACCTCTTTTATTTAGTTGCAAATAGTGTATAACAATGCTCCAACGTATTTTCCATCGCTTGATTGGCTAGTTTTTTTAGTCGAACATAATCTGTTGGAGATTCTCGTTCGATCGTTTTCATCGCAGCCGTAATAAAATCAGTAAAAATATTGATTTTACTAATTCCCTCTGTTGCACATCGATGTAAATTTTCGTCACCTGATGAAGAACCTCCGTGTAATACAAGGGGTGTTTTTATAGCCTCTCGAAGTTCGGCTAAACGGTCAAAACTTATTTTAGGTGTTCCCTTGTAAAAACCGTGAGCTGTTCCGATGGAAACGGCTAAAGAATCTACGTTTGTCTCTTCAACAAAACGCACCGCATCTGTTACTTCCGTATATACGGAATCACTGTGATCATGATTTTCATAATTCAAACCAGAACCGACAAAACCAATTTCAGCTTCAACAACTACTCCTCTTTCATGAGCATAGTCTGAAATCACCTTGGACCGCCGAACATTCTCTGCAAATGAATCAAGAGACGCATCGATCATGACAGATGAAAAGCCTAATTCTATTGCTTGTTTAATAATCTTTTCATCTTGTCCATGATCTAAATGTAAGACCACTGGCACTTGCGCTTTTTTTGCTAAATAATTTCCGATCAAGGCCGCTTCTTCCAGCGACATCATATCCATATGCGCTTGTGCAAAAGCTAAAATCAACGGTTTATTCATTCGTTCAGCCACGTTTACGTAAGATCGTGCTGAATCTAAGTCAAAGAAATTAGCAGCAGGAATAGCAAATTGTTCTTTTTGCGCCCTATTAAATAATTCTTTAGATGTAACTAACAAAGCAATTCCTCCTATTCTTTGATTTTAGCTTCGATTTCTTGATACATTTCCTCAGTTCCCATTCCCGTCAATAACGGTAACCCCATGATTATTTTATCCTTGATTTTATCTGGTACGACTGTTGTACTAACGATGATGTCATAATCATCAATTCTATTCATCTCATCTGCGACTTTTGATTGGTATAATTTCACATCATTTTCATAACCCTTTTCTTTCAACCAATCTTTCACTTTGTTTGTTACGATTGTAGACGTAGCTACACCTGTCCCACACATAATCAACATTTTTTTCATTATCCATACTTCCTCTCTTTTCGTTTATTTAATTGCTTGTTTTTTGGGTAAAATTTTATTCACATAGATCATTCCGCATAAAACAACTACGCCTATGATGGCTAACCCACCCCAGCTCAATAGTTTTGTCAAGCCAACATACATCCATGTCGTCCATAAACCACCCTCAGCTAGTGCCGTAATACTTGAATTCCCTTGTAAGTCAAAGTTCGCTGCCTTGGCTGACATCGTCACTAATGGTGCGACCCAAGAAGTGATATAAAGAATGCTGACCATATAAATTGAACCTGCGATAACTGTTCGAACGATATTTCCAGCAAAAACTGCGGCCATTAAACAAACTAAGAAAGGAATCGTTGCAAGATCTCCAAACGGTAAGGTTGTATTTCCTGGTAAAATAACAGCTAATAAAATTGTAATTGGAACTAATAATAGAGAAGATGATAGAACGGCTGGATGTCCTACTGATAATGCTGCATCCATCCCAATATATAATTCTCTTCCAGGAAAACGTTTCTTCACAAATTCATTCGCTGCTTCTGAAATTGGTGTCAATCCTTCCATTAAAAGTGCAACCATCTTCGGCATCAAAACCATCACTGCGCCAGTTTTCACTGCTAATTGACCAACGCCTGCAACATCATATCCTGCAAAGAGCCCAATCACTAACCCAATCAGAAAGCCCATCACAGTTGAATCACCGAAAATACCAAAGCGTTTTTGGATCGTTTCAGGATCTGCTTTCCAATTTTTTATTCCAGGAATACGGTCAAACAGCCAATTCATTGGTATTGCAAAAATGAAGCCGGGAGCCGCAGTCCCATGAGGAAATGTAATATTAGGGAAACCATAGAATTTTTTCACGATTGGTCCTAAAATATCACCGAACAACAAAATCATCATCATATAAACCACAGTTGCTGCGATTCCAATCGCAAAATTACCAGTTAAAGCATAGACTAACGACGCAATAAACGCACCATGCCAGAAATTCCAAATATCCACGTTTAAGGTCTTCGTTAACCCTAAAATAATCAAGGCTACGTTTAGTAATACGCCGATTGGAATTGCTAAACTTCCTAAGACCGTTCCATACGAAATTGCCGCAGCCGCTGGCCATCCTACGTCGATTGTCGTTAAATTCAAACCAAAGCGCTCAACCATAGCCTGTGCTGCTGGTCCTAAACTACTACTCAACAAATCAATCACTAAATTTAACCCTACAAACCCAACGCCGACCGTCAAAGCAGATGTAAAGGCTTTAGCCGGTTTGGTCCCGAGAATCATACCAAATACAAAAATCAAGATCGGTAAAACGACGATGGCACCCAAGTCAACAAACCACTGTAATGCATCTAACATGTTATTTCCCCCATTTCTTTAAGCTAAGCCAACATGATGAATAATTTCAATAAATTCTGATTTGGTTTGGCAACGATATAAATTTTCCATTGTTTCTGGATTTTGAATCATCTCAATCAGCTTCTGTAACATTTCCAATTGTTCATGTGGTTCTTTCAACGCCAGCATAAAAATCATATGAACAGCTACTGGCTTATCTGAGGTTCCCATTTCAAAAAATGAGATCGGTTCTTTTAAAGACATAAAGGCAATTTGTGATTTTTTTACATACTCACTATCCGTGTGCGGAATTGCGACGCCAATATTCGTAACAGGAAGTCCTGTAGGAAAACGTTCTTCTCTTTCAATAATATGTTCGAGAAAGCTATCTGTGATAAACTGTTTTTCTCTTAATTGTTTCGTTAAGCGTCGAAATGCTTCATTTCTATCTTTAACTTCTACCTGAAATTCAGCAATCTCACTATTAAAATACATCTTCAACATTCCCTCCTTTTTAAACAAGTCATTAGTTCTTCCACACTTTGACTTTGAATGATCTGATCCACGCACTCTTTTGAATCAATTCTGTCATATAAAGCTGAAACCAAATCTTTGGCTATGACCATATCCTTTTCTGCAATTGCGATGGTCACGATCAGTCGAACCTGATTTATTCCCCACTGAATAGGTTGTTTTGTTGTCATAAAAGATAATTTGGTTTCTTTAACTGTATCTGGTGCACTGTGCGGGATCGCTACACCACTGACAATACTAGTATTCCCTAGTTCTTCCCTTTGAATTATCGACTCTTCGAAACCGTCATTGACCAATCCTAGCGTTTGATATTGCTGAATTAAATAAGCCAAAACTTCTTCTTTTCGATAAAAACTCTGTTCTAAGAAAATTAATTCTTTTTGAATAAATGGAATCAAAGAAATTGTGCTATTTTCTTTTGAATAGGTGAACGTTTTTTCATTTTCACTAATGTTGGATAAATAAGTTGCAATCATTGCCACTTCTTCTGCAGTAGGTAAAGCAGAAACATGAAGAACTGGAATTTTCTCTATTTCGAGTGGAATTGCTGCAATGATCAAGTCAATATCATCTACTGGATTTTCTAGTAGCTGTTTTTCTGTCACAATTTCAACAATAACGCTTGCAGGTAGATTTTGCTTGATACGATTAAAAATCAATTCGGATGTTGCTAATCCATTACCACATACAATCAAAACATGTTTCGTTGATTGAATTTTTTCAAACGCTACTTGAAAATGGATCGTCAAAAATGATACTTCATCTTCATTTAAAAAAAGTGAATAGTATTTTTCAAATACGGCAGAAGCAAATTGTGTCAATGTAAACATTGTAGTATATTGCTTCTTGATACTTTCTTTAAGCGGATTCCTTACATAAATATCGTTTTTTAATCTATGAAGCATTGGCATGATATGAGCAATCAATGACTGAAATAGTTGTTCATCTTGATCGACTTTTATATCAAGTAAATGTGTCATTTCATTGATCAAGGCATTTGTGACAGCATTCATTTTTTGATCAACCGGTAAGTCTGATATTCCTGGTACAACACTGTGAGCGAATAACAATGAACAAACATATTGGATATCATTCTTAGAAAAAAGACAATTTAACTCTTGATTGATTTCATCTGAAAAATTTAGAGCAACCATATAAAGTTGCATTTTCTGTAAATCCTTAAAGACAAATTCATTTTGCTTTTCCACATGATGTCCAGCTTTAAGCCTTGTTAGAAAAATAATCAGTGACAATTTTAAAGAGTAAACAAAATAATCATTTAGTATTTTACCGGTATGAATCATTATTTTCTCAATGAAATCATTCACTATTTCAAGAATTTTTGGTTCAATAATTTCAGCAAGAAAATTCAAACTACCTCTGGGACTCTTTTCAACATGTGGATGATATTTTTTGCTGTAGCGTACTAAATATTTCTTATAGACCTTTTGAATCACAGTTTCTTTTTCTAAAGCATTGATTCTACGCTCATTCAGTTCAAGAAGTTCTGTCTTTTTTAAGTAATGCAACACTTCATCCATATCTTTTTTGATCGATTGTTTACTGACTAAAAATTGCTTTGCATAATCGTCGTATGTTATTTTTTCACCGTACAATAAAATCGATGAAATCATGATCAATTGTCGATAAGCAGGTGAATATTCCTCATCCTCTAGGACAAGGACACGATCTTGTTGGACCATTCCTTTTAAACGTTCCTTCATTTCTTTGCTTCCAATTAAATAAATTCCTTTTCTTGGAACGCGATCGATCGTTAACCCATTTTCATTAAGATAAGTCTCAATATTCTTTAAGTCAGTATACGTCGTCTTACTTGATACAGAGAGCTTTTCACTGAAATAGTTTGTTGCTTGGTATTCATTTTGATGCAGCAGTAAACGAATCAACTCATTTTCTCGTTTTGTTCGTTTTTCCATTTATCACACCTCCGGAAAGCGCTTTCCATAAATAGAGTATACGAATATTTGAATAGATAGTAAATCATCTTCTATTTCCACATTAATGTGGAAATTGTTAGCACGGTCGTTATTTTATTCATTAAGAAAGAAAAAATAAAAAAACAGTATCAGGAAATTAGTTCCTGATACTGTTTAGTAACTCGTTTCGCTATTATTTTAAAATCAGACGTAAAATAAATGATAACCCAAACCACCCTATCAAACTGATACCGATTGCAATCACCCAACCTAAAATATTATGTTCCAATGGTAAAGGCATATTCATTCCGAAAAAACCTGTTACGATCGTTGGAATCGTCAATAAAATAGAAAGCACCGTCAAAATTTTCATTGTGTCATTTAAATTATTATTTAAGATATTATTATACGTACCTGATAATTGCTGTAAAACCTGAGAAGTCAATTGAGCCATCTCTACCAATTGTCTGGCTTCAATCAAAGTATCCTCCCATTGTTCTTTCTCATCTTCGTTTAGTGACTGAAAAATCGCATTTGTTTTAATTTGTTCTAGTAAAACAGCATTTTGTTTTGTAGCAGAGATAAAGTAGGCAACGCCGGTCTCAACATCTGACAACGCTAATAAATTCTTTTTAGTCGTTTTCTCTTTTAACATATCATTAATATGATTTCGTTCTCTGTTCATTTCTTCTATCACAGGAAAAAATTTATCGGTAATCATAAATAAACTTGAAAATAGAAATTTAAATACTGAATTATCCAAATTATTTTGTAAGTATTTTTCCATATATTGAATAATATAGGTGTTTTCACTGTTTGTTATTGTTAATAACTGGTTGTTTTTAATGAGAAATGTCATTGGGACAGCTTCATAATGATTGTCGTTTTTTTTAGTTTGTGGAACATTATATATCAAAATGAACGCATCCAGTTCACTGTCATACTCAATACGAGCTCGTTCATTTCTATCTAATGCATACGAAATGATTTCACTATCAATACCATATTGTTTATATAAATCAGAATCAATCGCAATCTGATCAGAATTGATATTGATCCAAATATTTTCTTTATTTCCAAACTTTTTTTCTGTGATCATAAAAAAACCTCCTAATTTTCAAAAAACTTCGTTTCAACTTTAGTAAGATTCAGTTGAAACATGTCTTGTTCTTCTTGCGTTAATCCATTACAAATTTTTTCATCTAGCTCTTTAAAAATCAGACTTACTTGATGTGCTACTTGCTCACCATCAGTCGTAAGAAAGATATTTTTCTGTCGCTCATTGTTTTTGGGGATTTTACGATAGACTACATTTCGTTTTTCTAACCCTTTTAAGATATTCGTAACTGTTGCCTGCTTTTTACCTAAATACTCTGCTAACTCTCGTTGCATTGATCCTTGATGATGAAATATATAGCTGATACTGCGCGCTTGTAAACTATTTAATTGTAATTCTTTGAATCTTTGAAGTACATAATTTTGTTGCAAAATACTTATCTGATAAATTTTTTCTGCTAGGCTCTCCTGATTAGACATTCTATCATCACCTCTTCTTAAATAGTTTAAATCAAAACACTTTAATTTACAACTATCTAAAAATAAACTAAAAAAGAGCGGGACAAAAACTAATTATCTGTTTTTGTCCTACTCTTAACTGATTGTTCTACTATGCATATTACGTCACTCATTGCGATCAGAAAATGAGTCTCCTTCTATATAACTTGTATAAATATGATCATCTTCTGTTTCTTCTCCCGTAATCAACTGAATAATTTTTTCAGCTGCCAGCATCCCCCAACGATGTTTAGAGTAAGAAATCGTCGCTAATCGCGGCTGAACAAAGGCACTGATATCAATGTTATCAAAACCAATCACACGAACATCTCTCCCAATTTCGTATGACGTTTCTTTAAAATATTTGTAAATACCAATAGCCATTTCATCATTCAGTGCAAAGATATCTATAGGAAAACCTTGTTCTTTTTCCATGATTTCTTTTGCTGCACGATAGCCTGAAGGTTCTGTAAAGTCACCTGAAATAATCTCATACTCAATGCCAAATCGCTCTAGTTCTTTCATACTAGCATTTAGCCGCTCTTGACCGTCATAACTCTTTTCAGGACCTGATACTAAAAATAATTTCTTCGTATCACAGGCAACTGCCTTCTCAATCGCCAGCGTAGCACCGCCTTTATTATCTAACAAAACTTTCCGAACATTTTTATGGGTGATCAAACGATCTAAAATGACCAGAAAATGCCCTCGATCCGCATATTGTTCGATTTCTTTATTTTTAAATGTCCAATCTAACACAATTGCACCATCGATCATTCGTTCTGGAATGAACAAGTGTGATTTATTCCCACTGCAGACGATCATTTCATAGTTCTGGGCTTCTAACCCTTTTTTGATTCCATCTAATAATTCACCATAAAAGCTGCCTCCATAATCAGCAAGGTATACACCGATTATATTGGTTTGCTGTCTTTTTAAGGTACGAGCAGCCATGTTAGGAACATAGTCCAGTTCCTCTGCAATCGCTTGAATTCTTGCTCGAGTTGCTTCAGTAACTTTGGAACTACCATTTAACGCATAAGAAACAGTTGAAATCGATACCCCTGCTTTTTTTGCAATTTCTTTGATTCCTACCATGTACGCTCATCTCCTAACAAAAAATATCTATTTGGTTCTCTTGCTTATCTAATAATGTCGTAAAGTCAGCTAACGAAACGACCAATCCGCCTTGACGATATGGATTTTGCTCTCTCTTGACCGAAAGCTCTGTGCCATTTACCAAAATGAACTCTTTTTGACCAGTCAAATGGAATATGATTTGTACATCTTTTCCTGCTAACTGATAGGTCATTTTCAAACCATTTAAACTATCCGGCAATACTGGATCAAAAATCACATTCTCCCTATCTTCACGAATACCTAATACATTTGTCAACAACTGGTTCATATAAATCCCCGGTCCGCTGGAATAAATTCGCCAACCACCTTTGACACCAACTTGCCCTGTTTTTAGTTTGCCAAAATTTTCTTGCGCATCATAGCGAGTCTTAAAATCTCCATCAGAACTACTAAAATAGGCATTTGCTTGTCGAATTTCCGCATTTTTCACGTGATTTTTTAGTTGAATCGGATTGATTCGATGCAATGCTTGCCATGTTTCATCTGTCTTCCCTAACTTTGCCATTGCTTCAGTGAAACGAATATGAGCATGGACATACTGTAACCCAATTTCACGACCAAAGTTAGCTGATTGTTCTGCACGCTTAAAGTTTGTACTTACACCGCCTCGATAAACAGCAGGCCGATTCATCAAACGAACGCCATCGGGAAATTCTAAATGCTCTTTAATAATAGCATAATGATGCTCAACTTGTTCAGTTGTTAACAGCTCAGCTATCATACTCCGTGTCATAGGTAGTAAACGATACTGGATCCCCGTTTTTTTGTCGGTTGGATGAATCATAAATTCTACATGCTCTGTATCTTCCATATAGACAAACCCAGGAATCGTCTCAGAAGATAAAATATAGGTTTCAAAATCCTTTTTGATATTTAGAGCTAGTTCATATAAATGCTCGCCATATTCAACATCAACTTCTTTTAATAGATCTGCTAATTTTTTCACTACTTGATACGTCAAAGCAACTGTCCAACTACTTGCCATATATTTTTTCAACTTATTGTCATACGGTTGTAGAGTATCATCCCAATCACCATCACTATAACAAGAAAGATATGTTCCTTCTAAAAAATTGTCCTCAATAAATTGAACTTCTTTTTTTACATGGTCGAATAGACGATACCGGTCTTTTGTTTTTAAAAATGTTGAACGATCCGTATAAGCAATTTCTTCATCCAAAATCCCAAAGTCTTTTGTCTTAGCTAAATAATCTGCAACGATTTTCATCGGCCAAACAATCACATCCCCGTGACTTTCATCGGCTTTTTGTTTTTCATAGCGGTCAAACATGAACCATTGCGGCCAGTTCCCATCATTTTCAAACTGATTCGCATAGACATTTTGAATGATAGAACGCACAACTTCTGGGCGATTGACCGCAAAGAAAAATTCTGTTGGCCCTTGTGAAACATCCCTTGTGCCCCAAGCAGCGCCGCCATATTGCTCCAATCCATGTGGTGAAAGATAATGGACTAGCATATTATGAGTATACCAGCGAGCTAAGACATTCATTGTTTCGACTTCTTCCGTTGCATGGGCTAACTTGAAATGATTCAATAAATCATTTACAAAAGTTAAGAATTGGTCGTTTTCTGATTGATACGTAGTGTCTACCACGTCGTAAGCTTCGCCTGTCAAGGTTCCTTGAATCTGCATAGAAAACGCTGATTGCTCTTCAATCACAAATACAGCCAATCGTTCCGATGATTCATTAGGTAAAAACAAACTTTCATCCGTCAATTCAAAAGATTTATCCAGAGAAAAGTAGTAGGTTAGTTCTGGGTATTCTTGATGGATAACAGAATCCGTTGACGCTTTTACTGTCACCAAATCCTTTACTTTGTTTATCGTATAAGCTGGCTCTTCTTCATCGGCATTCATCACCAAGTGATTCGTTACAGCGAAGGTGTAATGTCTCTTTTGCTGACTTTTTATTTCCGTAATGACTTCTCTTGTATCACACAACGTAAACGTTCTCACGGTAATTATATCATTCTCTAATTTATAATACCATGTGGCAGAGTTTAATCCCATTTCAAAAGCAGATGGCATTGTTAACAGTCGCCAAAGATCTCCTTGTTTGATGTAGATCCTTTGCCCTGATTGTTTCATGACATTTAATGAATTACGGCTATTACTCATTAGCTTATTCATTGAGGTATTGCCTAAAACGATCTGAGAATTAAATATGCCGTACATATAGACTGTTGTACTAAGCACTGGAAGCTTCACATCAAGTTCCGTTCCACTCAATAAAATGTGCCCATGTGCTCTCTCCATAGCAACTTCTTTTTCTTTTAAAACAACATGATGATACTCGTCAGTAAAGAAAGAAGCGATTTGCCCATCGACTGTTTCAACTAGGTTTTGACTAGGAAATAATTGGTTTCGCTCTTTTTCTGAAAATGTCTCACCTGTGATAGTATCACCGATGTTTTTCTCACTAACCTTTCCTTGTCCAGCATTATTTTCTATTTTTAATGAGTCATAATTTTCCTTGATAACTTCTTTAGAAATAAGTGGTTGTTGAATGACCGATTGCTGATTTGCTATTGGCGCTCCATAAAATACGAATACCATCTCTTGATCCATCATTTCAAAGCGTTCCGTTTGTAACGCAATATAAGCAAACTCATATTGATACACTTCATTCGCTAGCATTTCTTGTGTCAAAGCAACAGCCTGATTTGTTTCTTTATAATCACGTCCAAAAAATTGATACCCATCTGTTGAAAAAGCGACTAGTGGATTCAGGCTTCCTTGTTCGATTACTGGGAAGTTTCCTTCTTGTGGTTGATTTTGTCGAGACGAAATCGTAATAGTATCATTTCCTTTTGCAACATGATGGTCCACATATTGTGACATGTAGGCTTCATTCGATTGAACAGCTCCTTTTGTCGCGTTGCCAATGTCTTGTCCATAGATGACATCGATTGTTTGTCCAGATCCATTCACTGTTACCTGCCAAAACCAAATGCCTGATTTAGCAATTTGGAAATCAACGCGATAAGAAACATCTAAAAATGTGCCGTTCCATGAAGCTTGTTCTTTTGATATTTGAAATTTACTCTTTGAGTTAGACCCAATCATTGGCACTGACTGAATACCAGCTCCATTATAAACTCTAAGATAAATCTGGTTACAGCTACCATCCAATGGATTTCCGTTCAGTTGATTGACCATAATATTTCCATGCATTATTTCGTAAAGATCTCCAGTTTCTAAAAACGAGACCGTTGTTCCACCATTTTCAATCGTTCGTTTTTGATACGCCATCTCAATCTTCCTATCTATTTCAATAATTTAAAGGTTTTTGTTGCTACATCTCTACTATTTGCGCCAACCATTACATCAAAGATCCCAGCATCGCTGACAAAGGTTTGATCACCATGCACATAGCGCAAAAGTTCTTCGGTAATGTCAAAGTGAACTGTCTTTTTCTCATGAGCTTGAAGCGTTATCTTTTTGAAGCCTTTTAATTCTTGTACTGGACGAACGACTTCACCGATTTTGTCGCGCACGTACAATTGGACAGTCTCTTGTCCTGATATATCTGACTGATTCTCCACAGTAACGGATACAGTAATTGTTTCATCTGGCTTCATTTCATCCGAGCTTAAATGAAAGTCAGTATAGGTAAATTCACTATAGCTCAAGCCAAAACCAAAAGGATATTTGGCAAAGTTTGAAACATCTAAATATTTGGATACATATTTTTCATCACCTGGTTTATATGGTCTACCTGTATTGTCGTAATTATAATACACGGGAACTTGTCCCACTGTTTCAGGGAATGACATGCTTAGACGAGCACTTGGATTATACTGCCCATAAAGAATATCAGCTAATGCGGCACCACCTTCTGTTCCTGGGAACCAAGCTTCAACGATGGCTTTTGCTGAATCAATTCCTTTTAAATCAAGTGGACGGCCATTGTAAAGGGTCACAATAATATTGTCGTTTACAGCCTGAATAGCATTGAATAAATCTAGTTGAGCTTGCGGTAAGCGAATATCACTACGGCTTGACGCTTCACCACTCATCCAGTCTTCTTCTCCAAGTGCTAAAACTACTTTGTCTGCGCCTTTAGCTAAGGAAACAGCTTCATCGATTGCAGCCTGACTTGGTTTAAAATAATCAAAGGCTTCTTTTCCAATCCGATAATCTGCATTTAATTGCGCCACTCCTTGCCCTAAAGAAATTGCTTCTTCTTTTTTCCCTTGCCAAGACCAGACGCCAATAACATCATTAGAAGCAGCAGCAGGTCCTACAATGGCAACTTTAT
This sequence is a window from Enterococcus sp. 7F3_DIV0205. Protein-coding genes within it:
- a CDS encoding GH36-type glycosyl hydrolase domain-containing protein — encoded protein: MAYQKRTIENGGTTVSFLETGDLYEIMHGNIMVNQLNGNPLDGSCNQIYLRVYNGAGIQSVPMIGSNSKSKFQISKEQASWNGTFLDVSYRVDFQIAKSGIWFWQVTVNGSGQTIDVIYGQDIGNATKGAVQSNEAYMSQYVDHHVAKGNDTITISSRQNQPQEGNFPVIEQGSLNPLVAFSTDGYQFFGRDYKETNQAVALTQEMLANEVYQYEFAYIALQTERFEMMDQEMVFVFYGAPIANQQSVIQQPLISKEVIKENYDSLKIENNAGQGKVSEKNIGDTITGETFSEKERNQLFPSQNLVETVDGQIASFFTDEYHHVVLKEKEVAMERAHGHILLSGTELDVKLPVLSTTVYMYGIFNSQIVLGNTSMNKLMSNSRNSLNVMKQSGQRIYIKQGDLWRLLTMPSAFEMGLNSATWYYKLENDIITVRTFTLCDTREVITEIKSQQKRHYTFAVTNHLVMNADEEEPAYTINKVKDLVTVKASTDSVIHQEYPELTYYFSLDKSFELTDESLFLPNESSERLAVFVIEEQSAFSMQIQGTLTGEAYDVVDTTYQSENDQFLTFVNDLLNHFKLAHATEEVETMNVLARWYTHNMLVHYLSPHGLEQYGGAAWGTRDVSQGPTEFFFAVNRPEVVRSIIQNVYANQFENDGNWPQWFMFDRYEKQKADESHGDVIVWPMKIVADYLAKTKDFGILDEEIAYTDRSTFLKTKDRYRLFDHVKKEVQFIEDNFLEGTYLSCYSDGDWDDTLQPYDNKLKKYMASSWTVALTYQVVKKLADLLKEVDVEYGEHLYELALNIKKDFETYILSSETIPGFVYMEDTEHVEFMIHPTDKKTGIQYRLLPMTRSMIAELLTTEQVEHHYAIIKEHLEFPDGVRLMNRPAVYRGGVSTNFKRAEQSANFGREIGLQYVHAHIRFTEAMAKLGKTDETWQALHRINPIQLKNHVKNAEIRQANAYFSSSDGDFKTRYDAQENFGKLKTGQVGVKGGWRIYSSGPGIYMNQLLTNVLGIREDRENVIFDPVLPDSLNGLKMTYQLAGKDVQIIFHLTGQKEFILVNGTELSVKREQNPYRQGGLVVSLADFTTLLDKQENQIDIFC